The following coding sequences lie in one Pontibacter sp. G13 genomic window:
- a CDS encoding glycoside hydrolase family protein: MKFPHSWKLACLALMAFSCSQQTQTQVSTPKASEAPTYFTSEEETLYLGEYQPSAFSQSLQPGNRILELEDWNVWGCSPIMGPDGKVHVFFSRWPGDHSNWLTQSEIAHAVADQPEGPYTVIGTVLKGRGGAFWDAHTIHNPTVQKVGDKYAMFYLGNNLDRAADFDGQHASTQRIGLAMADDLNGPWTRVSEEPILDISDTRADWDSYLTTNPALLQHPDGRYWLYYKAWDRYNDKMRKMGVAISDQIEGPYEKVDTNPLVSFSHLKKQVEDAYVFYHDAKFYMVMRDMGVIHPHAGLILESKDGLNWSEPMLGYGFSRDFLGEEKIERFERPQVLMIDGQPSYLFLAAMGGKYGTSTAAVLKIDHSIFK, translated from the coding sequence ATGAAATTTCCCCATAGCTGGAAATTAGCCTGCCTAGCCCTAATGGCATTCTCTTGCAGCCAGCAGACCCAGACTCAGGTGTCCACCCCAAAAGCATCTGAAGCCCCTACCTATTTCACTTCCGAAGAAGAGACGCTCTATTTGGGCGAATACCAACCCTCGGCATTTAGTCAATCTCTGCAACCCGGCAACCGAATATTGGAACTCGAAGACTGGAATGTGTGGGGATGTTCACCTATCATGGGACCAGACGGCAAGGTGCATGTGTTCTTCTCCCGATGGCCTGGAGATCATAGCAATTGGCTCACCCAAAGCGAAATTGCCCATGCCGTCGCGGATCAACCCGAAGGGCCTTACACCGTCATAGGGACAGTTCTGAAGGGAAGAGGGGGTGCATTCTGGGATGCGCACACCATTCACAATCCCACGGTCCAAAAAGTCGGAGACAAATACGCCATGTTTTACCTCGGCAATAACCTCGATCGCGCTGCGGATTTTGATGGGCAACATGCTTCCACCCAGCGAATTGGATTGGCGATGGCGGATGATCTGAACGGACCTTGGACGCGCGTGTCTGAAGAGCCGATTCTGGATATCAGTGATACACGGGCAGATTGGGATAGCTACCTGACGACCAATCCTGCCTTACTCCAGCATCCCGATGGGCGCTATTGGCTGTATTACAAGGCTTGGGATCGCTACAATGACAAGATGCGAAAAATGGGTGTCGCCATCTCCGACCAGATCGAAGGCCCCTACGAAAAGGTGGATACCAATCCACTCGTATCCTTCTCGCACCTCAAAAAGCAAGTCGAAGATGCCTATGTCTTCTACCACGATGCCAAGTTCTACATGGTCATGCGAGACATGGGCGTGATCCATCCACATGCGGGATTGATCCTCGAATCGAAGGATGGCCTGAATTGGTCAGAACCGATGCTGGGCTATGGATTTAGCAGGGATTTTCTGGGGGAGGAAAAAATCGAGCGCTTTGAACGTCCGCAAGTTCTGATGATCGACGGCCAACCTTCCTACCTGTTTTTGGCAGCGATGGGCGGAAAATATGGAACCTCTACGGCAGCAGTACTCAAGATCGACCACTCAATATTCAAATAG
- a CDS encoding sulfatase-like hydrolase/transferase — protein sequence MKNLLCGWGVWMMILLGNVALAQNARPNIIFILTDDQSVGYMGCDGNDIVQTPNLDQLAAEGLYFKQAYITSGICTPSRVSMLLSQYERKHGVNFNSGTSVSEEAWEDAYPLVLRRNGYYTGWVGKNHAPVGQGGYTSGVMEQSFDYWYAGHRHLSFYPKKRHEIFKHAQANTQPEVLLEGALDFLSPNEQKLEGAIHFLEARPEDKPFCLSINFNLPHDAGSGTMRSLKDDDELYRTGYADAEIPLPPNYVAKADIVTPKLPTDLLKVQHRQVGYDYVDDPTSYRKRYTRHLQAMTGIDRLVGRLRARLEELDLTDNTLIIFTSDHGLFGGQFGLGGKGLCYQQVTHVPLIIFDPSTADELPSHTTDARVQSIDLAATLLTKAGIELPQTYQGQDLSPILAGGDESDGREYIFTENLWSNHFGNPRCEAIQDGRWKYIRYYFNGTLGIHDKQAFAEDVGYGKVSPYGHDNPTTMITYRQFAEGPLQGEPTVYEELYDLQNDPAEAENLIDAKKHRKHLQRLRDAWEQHLRQARGTEPPKVLALPNK from the coding sequence ATGAAAAACTTACTGTGTGGGTGGGGCGTGTGGATGATGATCCTCCTGGGCAATGTCGCTTTGGCCCAAAATGCGAGACCCAATATCATTTTCATTCTCACCGACGATCAATCTGTGGGATACATGGGATGCGATGGAAACGACATCGTGCAGACCCCCAACCTCGATCAATTGGCTGCCGAGGGACTGTATTTCAAGCAGGCCTACATCACCAGCGGAATCTGTACGCCTAGCCGAGTATCCATGTTGCTGAGTCAATATGAGCGCAAGCATGGAGTCAATTTTAACTCCGGTACGAGCGTGTCGGAAGAGGCTTGGGAAGATGCCTATCCTCTCGTCCTGCGAAGAAATGGATACTATACCGGATGGGTCGGCAAAAACCACGCACCTGTTGGACAAGGCGGATATACCAGCGGCGTTATGGAGCAATCCTTTGACTATTGGTATGCAGGGCATCGCCATCTGTCATTTTATCCGAAGAAGCGCCACGAAATCTTCAAGCATGCCCAAGCCAATACCCAGCCCGAGGTCTTGCTGGAAGGGGCGCTGGATTTCCTTTCGCCCAATGAGCAAAAATTGGAAGGCGCGATTCACTTTTTGGAGGCGCGCCCCGAGGACAAACCTTTCTGTCTCTCCATCAATTTCAATCTGCCACACGATGCGGGTTCTGGCACCATGCGTTCGCTCAAGGATGATGACGAATTGTACCGGACGGGATATGCAGATGCAGAGATTCCGCTCCCGCCCAATTATGTTGCCAAGGCCGATATCGTCACCCCCAAACTCCCTACAGATTTGCTGAAAGTCCAGCATCGTCAGGTGGGCTATGACTACGTGGATGATCCGACCAGCTACCGCAAACGCTATACGCGCCATTTGCAGGCGATGACTGGGATCGATCGATTGGTGGGGAGATTACGGGCACGTCTGGAAGAACTCGATCTGACGGACAATACGTTGATCATCTTCACGTCGGACCACGGATTGTTCGGCGGTCAGTTTGGACTGGGCGGCAAGGGACTCTGCTATCAGCAAGTGACGCATGTTCCCCTGATCATTTTCGATCCAAGTACGGCGGATGAACTGCCGAGCCACACCACGGATGCTCGGGTGCAGAGCATAGATTTGGCAGCGACCCTGCTGACCAAAGCTGGGATCGAATTGCCTCAGACCTATCAGGGGCAGGATCTCTCCCCGATTTTGGCGGGCGGCGATGAGTCCGATGGTCGGGAATATATCTTCACGGAGAATCTCTGGTCCAATCATTTCGGCAATCCCCGATGTGAGGCGATCCAAGATGGCCGTTGGAAATACATCCGCTATTACTTCAATGGCACGCTGGGAATCCACGACAAGCAGGCTTTTGCGGAAGATGTGGGGTATGGCAAAGTTTCACCCTATGGCCATGACAATCCGACCACGATGATCACGTATCGCCAGTTTGCCGAAGGCCCGCTTCAGGGAGAGCCCACAGTGTACGAGGAACTCTACGATCTCCAAAATGACCCTGCCGAGGCAGAGAATCTCATAGATGCCAAGAAGCATCGCAAGCACCTCCAAAGATTGAGAGACGCATGGGAACAACATCTGCGACAGGCTCGGGGAACGGAACCTCCCAAAGTGTTGGCACTTCCCAATAAATAA
- a CDS encoding sulfatase, with protein sequence MKHSLARHLTRLALGLCAATLCWGCAPKPQKPNILYIMSDDHTSNGIGAYGGRFKDLGITPTIDQLASEGVIFTQNFCNNSICAPSRATVLTGQYSVKNGVLDLAGGLEEARQYLPLELRKAGYQTAIVGKWHLKHDPSGFEYFQVLPNQGDYQNPTLYSNDTTIGPARELDFKYGIKREVHAKKYEGHSTDVITDIALEWFGKRRKKDQPFFLALQYKAPHDMFDYAHRYESYMADVEFPEPDNMWDQGDWGSVGTRGAHDSLRSVIGSSIGKRNVIRNMGMHMDIDPSLPDSVYKHEAYQEYMRRYFRCVKGIDDNLKRVFAYLEEEGLMDNTVIVYTADQGFYLGEHDFIDKRWMYDEAMRMPLIMRYPKEIPAGTQCDWLTNNTDYAPTLLDFAGIETPDYMQGRSFRGGLDGSAQPSDWREVTYYRYYMHMAHKHNNPAHVGIRNKQYKLILYYGTDFQKRDRPKKDGNRFWDDTPVSWEFYDLERDPGENINLYDDPAYADIIADLKEKLYAERERIGDTDLEFPEAMARIEGAK encoded by the coding sequence ATGAAACATTCGCTTGCACGTCATCTGACTCGGCTGGCCCTTGGGCTGTGCGCCGCGACGCTTTGCTGGGGCTGTGCTCCAAAGCCTCAGAAACCCAACATCCTGTACATCATGTCGGATGACCATACTTCCAACGGCATTGGCGCGTATGGAGGCCGATTCAAAGATCTGGGGATTACCCCTACGATCGATCAGCTGGCTTCCGAAGGGGTGATCTTCACCCAGAACTTCTGCAACAACTCCATCTGTGCGCCTTCCAGAGCCACGGTTTTGACGGGACAGTACAGCGTCAAAAACGGGGTGTTGGACCTTGCCGGAGGCTTAGAGGAAGCACGCCAATATCTGCCATTGGAACTTCGAAAGGCCGGATACCAGACTGCTATTGTCGGGAAATGGCACTTGAAGCATGATCCTTCGGGCTTTGAATATTTCCAAGTGCTGCCCAATCAGGGAGATTATCAAAACCCGACCCTGTATAGCAATGATACCACCATCGGCCCTGCTAGAGAACTGGACTTTAAATATGGCATCAAGCGGGAGGTTCATGCCAAAAAATACGAAGGCCATTCTACGGACGTGATCACCGATATCGCCCTGGAGTGGTTTGGCAAACGCCGCAAAAAAGACCAGCCATTCTTCCTCGCGCTCCAATACAAGGCTCCACATGACATGTTTGATTATGCCCATCGCTATGAATCCTACATGGCCGATGTGGAATTTCCCGAGCCGGACAATATGTGGGATCAGGGAGACTGGGGATCGGTCGGTACTCGAGGTGCCCACGATTCCCTGCGATCAGTCATTGGATCTTCCATCGGCAAGCGAAATGTGATCCGCAATATGGGGATGCACATGGACATCGACCCATCCTTGCCGGATTCTGTGTACAAGCATGAGGCCTACCAAGAATACATGCGTCGCTATTTCCGCTGCGTAAAGGGAATCGACGACAATCTCAAGCGCGTGTTTGCCTATTTGGAAGAAGAGGGATTGATGGACAATACCGTGATCGTCTACACCGCAGATCAAGGATTCTACCTCGGAGAGCACGATTTCATCGACAAACGCTGGATGTATGACGAAGCCATGCGGATGCCGCTGATCATGCGCTACCCCAAGGAAATTCCCGCAGGCACACAATGCGATTGGCTGACCAACAACACGGATTATGCACCTACACTTTTGGACTTTGCCGGGATTGAAACCCCTGATTACATGCAGGGCCGGAGCTTCAGAGGGGGATTGGATGGGAGTGCCCAGCCCTCAGATTGGCGGGAAGTCACCTACTACCGCTATTACATGCACATGGCGCACAAGCACAACAATCCCGCACACGTCGGCATCCGGAACAAGCAATACAAACTGATCCTCTACTACGGAACGGATTTCCAGAAACGCGATCGACCCAAGAAGGATGGAAACCGGTTTTGGGATGATACACCGGTAAGCTGGGAATTCTACGATCTGGAACGAGATCCGGGAGAAAATATCAACCTATATGATGATCCTGCCTATGCGGACATCATCGCCGATCTCAAGGAAAAATTGTATGCCGAGCGTGAGCGAATTGGAGATACCGACCTCGAATTCCCCGAAGCAATGGCAAGGATCGAAGGCGCGAAGTAA
- a CDS encoding FUSC family protein — MKLPRINYKKGLIAGGLLGLALIGTKLFGHAMEMVVLWLSLLLITAIDPDESPIDHRIKSIIRYTIICAIVTPIAIMGGETPLSAILLGGGMTWLTSILMARGKRFGMEGYLVGTWFFLLLSIGGTWASSMRLSSSFLVGGGLYTLTLGLIHLRSPKSPPPQKVPPLAPQMVDQIRKFAIVKTVAVVFTIGLGWLLLNRHPLWMSNVVFFMFIPTLDKPVVAGVTRAFGTALGVVGAIVVMNFVPSPQARLVIFLVGMSMMVATQGTVYSLYLFFMNLSILLFMGIQGAPLAIEGTAKILTNLMGVGIAWGSLLIWRNWCKQSSGAEAPPVSGVP; from the coding sequence ATGAAGCTCCCTCGAATCAACTACAAGAAAGGGCTCATAGCCGGTGGGTTATTGGGCTTGGCATTGATTGGCACCAAGCTATTTGGGCATGCTATGGAGATGGTGGTACTCTGGCTGAGCCTACTGCTGATCACTGCCATTGACCCAGACGAATCCCCCATCGATCATCGGATCAAATCCATTATCCGATATACCATCATCTGTGCCATCGTTACCCCCATAGCTATCATGGGAGGAGAAACGCCATTAAGTGCGATCCTACTGGGAGGCGGAATGACGTGGCTGACTTCGATCCTCATGGCCCGTGGCAAACGCTTCGGAATGGAAGGGTATCTGGTGGGAACGTGGTTCTTTTTGCTGCTGAGCATCGGTGGCACTTGGGCAAGCTCTATGCGACTATCTTCTAGCTTTCTGGTAGGCGGAGGACTCTATACGCTGACCTTGGGGCTGATCCATCTCCGTAGCCCCAAATCTCCCCCGCCTCAGAAAGTCCCTCCACTTGCACCTCAGATGGTGGATCAGATCAGAAAATTTGCCATCGTCAAGACCGTCGCTGTGGTATTTACGATCGGATTGGGGTGGCTCCTGCTGAATCGCCATCCGCTCTGGATGTCCAATGTGGTGTTCTTCATGTTCATTCCCACTTTGGACAAACCCGTCGTAGCCGGGGTGACACGAGCTTTTGGGACGGCGCTAGGAGTCGTAGGTGCCATTGTCGTCATGAACTTCGTGCCTTCCCCACAGGCGCGTCTGGTGATATTCCTCGTCGGCATGTCCATGATGGTGGCCACTCAGGGGACGGTCTACAGTTTATACCTCTTCTTCATGAATCTATCCATCCTCCTCTTCATGGGGATACAAGGAGCGCCTCTGGCCATAGAAGGTACAGCCAAGATTCTCACCAATCTGATGGGAGTCGGGATTGCTTGGGGATCACTGCTCATTTGGCGGAATTGGTGTAAGCAATCCTCGGGAGCAGAAGCACCTCCAGTTTCTGGGGTACCTTAG